A stretch of Deltaproteobacteria bacterium DNA encodes these proteins:
- the rpe gene encoding ribulose-phosphate 3-epimerase: protein MAKISPSILSADFGDLKKEVAAVEAAGADYLHVDVMDGHFVPNITIGPFVVEALKKITKLPLDVHLMIEDPDKYIPAFAKAGSSILTVHVEASTHLHRTIQLIKELGVKAGVTLNPSTPAESIGEVIGDVDLVLVMSVNPGFSGQGFIEASIPKLQKIRKMLDAVSSRAELEIDGGIKPSNIARVAKAGADVFVAGSAIFGSSDYKKTIAEMRSAIAGK from the coding sequence ATGGCAAAGATTTCTCCGTCCATACTTTCGGCGGACTTTGGCGACCTTAAAAAGGAAGTCGCAGCGGTCGAGGCCGCTGGCGCAGACTATCTGCATGTAGACGTGATGGACGGCCACTTCGTCCCTAATATCACAATCGGCCCGTTTGTGGTCGAGGCGCTAAAGAAGATCACAAAGCTTCCCCTCGACGTGCACCTCATGATAGAAGACCCCGATAAATACATCCCCGCGTTTGCAAAGGCCGGCAGCTCCATACTTACAGTGCATGTGGAGGCGAGCACGCACCTTCACAGGACGATACAGCTCATAAAGGAGCTTGGCGTAAAGGCCGGCGTCACGCTAAACCCGTCCACTCCGGCAGAGTCAATCGGCGAAGTGATTGGCGACGTCGACCTTGTGCTCGTTATGAGCGTAAACCCTGGGTTTAGCGGCCAGGGGTTTATCGAAGCGAGCATTCCAAAGCTGCAAAAAATCAGAAAAATGCTCGATGCGGTTTCTTCCAGGGCAGAGCTTGAGATAGACGGCGGCATCAAGCCTTCAAACATAGCCAGGGTTGCGAAGGCCGGGGCGGATGTATTCGTTGCCGGAAGCGCGATATTCGGAAGTAGCGACTATAAAAAAACCATCGCCGAGATGCGAAGCGCAATAGCCGGCAAATAA
- the udp gene encoding uridine phosphorylase: MPKAYHLNIDKKDIKGSVTALLPGDPARCRLIASEITKRYGGSARLLAEKREFTSYLVCGGKKTVLVTSTGIGGPSASIAIEELARLGIKNFLRVGTTGSIQKNIKAGDAVITTASVRLDGASLHYAPIEYPAVADFSIVNALIMGAKAAKIKFHAGISASSDTFYQGEERHDRFRKYIIRAIKGSTTEWKALHVLNFEMESATILTVAASMGLKAGCVTGVVNKGGEGNITPEKLRLGESAAVKTAIAALAYMEE, from the coding sequence ATGCCAAAGGCCTACCACCTAAATATCGACAAAAAAGACATCAAAGGCTCTGTCACGGCCCTGTTGCCGGGAGACCCTGCACGCTGCCGTCTTATAGCCTCCGAAATAACAAAGCGTTACGGCGGCTCGGCGCGCCTGCTTGCCGAAAAGCGCGAGTTCACATCGTACCTCGTATGCGGCGGCAAAAAGACCGTACTCGTCACGTCCACGGGAATAGGCGGGCCGTCGGCATCCATCGCAATAGAGGAACTTGCAAGGCTCGGAATAAAAAACTTTCTTCGCGTGGGAACAACCGGCTCCATCCAAAAAAACATAAAGGCCGGCGACGCCGTAATCACTACCGCCTCGGTAAGGCTCGACGGCGCCTCGCTCCACTACGCACCGATAGAGTACCCTGCTGTTGCCGATTTCTCGATAGTCAACGCGCTTATCATGGGCGCGAAGGCCGCGAAGATAAAGTTTCACGCCGGCATAAGCGCGTCCTCGGACACCTTCTATCAGGGCGAAGAACGCCACGACCGTTTCAGAAAATACATTATACGCGCAATCAAGGGCTCGACCACCGAATGGAAGGCGCTTCACGTGCTGAACTTCGAAATGGAATCCGCCACGATACTTACCGTGGCCGCGTCCATGGGGCTCAAGGCAGGATGCGTCACAGGTGTGGTAAATAAAGGCGGGGAAGGCAACATCACGCCCGAAAAATTACGGCTCGGCGAGAGCGCGGCCGTAAAAACGGCCATTGCCGCGCTCGCTTATATGGAGGAATAA
- the sixA gene encoding phosphohistidine phosphatase SixA → MLFYFVRHGEANLIEEDSERGLSAKGIKEAELIGARLKAMKARPLRILHSSKKRAIQTAQIIYKHLTPPGGIYETPGLNPNDDIEKWVARLAEETTSLMLVGHLPFLAVLAAELTGENPDDMAFETATALCIDRTDQEGFKKKWKITPREG, encoded by the coding sequence ATGTTATTTTATTTCGTAAGACACGGGGAAGCCAACCTTATAGAAGAAGACTCGGAGCGCGGACTTTCGGCAAAAGGCATAAAAGAGGCAGAACTCATAGGAGCACGCCTAAAGGCAATGAAGGCGCGACCGCTGCGTATACTGCACAGCTCCAAAAAGCGCGCCATACAGACCGCGCAAATCATCTATAAGCACCTCACACCACCCGGAGGAATATATGAAACGCCAGGGCTAAACCCAAACGACGACATTGAAAAATGGGTTGCCAGACTGGCCGAGGAGACAACCAGCCTGATGCTCGTCGGGCACCTTCCGTTCCTTGCCGTTCTTGCCGCAGAGCTTACCGGTGAAAATCCCGATGACATGGCCTTCGAAACAGCAACTGCATTGTGCATTGACAGAACCGATCAGGAAGGGTTCAAGAAGAAATGGAAAATCACGCCTCGCGAGGGCTAA
- a CDS encoding mannose-1-phosphate guanylyltransferase/mannose-6-phosphate isomerase: MKTSIKGFYGMILAGGVGTRFWPLSRVSTPKQLLKVAGEESLLMSTVKRLKHLMPLEHIAVVTNPAQAELMRLHLKFDKEPLLTGFVLEPFGRNTAPAIGLAAVEVVKKDPEAVMAVLPADHLIGNNDGFCSTLRAAYEVALDGRLVTIGIKPGSPETGYGYIKTSGKKASKIDKIKVRGVEKFVEKPDLKKAKKYLKDGGYFWNSGIFVWKASAILDEMRRHLPLVYKNLMAIKNGEDIEKAYASMESISIDYGVLEKSANVSMVEAAFEWSDIGSWSSLEDVYDTDKDGNIIKGTVVDIGSKNSFIIGSDRLVATIGLDDIILVDTPDATLVCRKDRAQEVKDVVDILKKKGHAEHETHVTVERPWGAYTVLEEGDLYKIKKIVVMPGMRLSLQSHAKRSEHWVVVAGEARVTRGKEVLTVKTNESTFIPLGVKHRLENTSLNVSLEIIEVQNGTYVGEDDITRYDDDFERR; this comes from the coding sequence GTGAAGACATCTATCAAGGGTTTTTACGGTATGATACTTGCCGGCGGCGTGGGCACGAGGTTCTGGCCCCTTAGCCGTGTTTCCACTCCAAAGCAGCTTCTTAAGGTTGCTGGCGAGGAGAGCCTCCTTATGTCAACGGTAAAGAGGCTTAAGCACCTCATGCCGCTTGAGCATATAGCTGTTGTAACGAACCCAGCGCAAGCAGAGCTTATGCGGCTGCATCTTAAGTTCGACAAGGAGCCGCTTCTTACCGGCTTCGTGCTTGAGCCTTTTGGCAGGAATACGGCCCCTGCAATAGGGCTTGCGGCAGTGGAGGTCGTAAAGAAAGATCCCGAGGCTGTCATGGCCGTTCTTCCGGCAGATCATCTTATAGGTAATAACGACGGGTTTTGCTCTACACTTAGAGCGGCATACGAGGTCGCGCTTGACGGAAGGCTTGTTACTATTGGCATAAAGCCAGGTAGCCCGGAGACGGGGTACGGGTATATAAAGACGTCCGGCAAAAAGGCGTCCAAAATAGATAAGATAAAAGTAAGAGGTGTTGAAAAATTCGTTGAAAAACCGGATTTGAAGAAGGCGAAAAAGTATCTTAAGGACGGCGGCTACTTCTGGAATAGCGGCATATTCGTGTGGAAGGCCTCGGCTATTCTAGATGAAATGCGAAGGCACCTGCCTTTGGTCTATAAAAATCTCATGGCAATAAAGAACGGCGAAGATATCGAAAAGGCGTACGCTTCCATGGAGTCCATTTCCATAGATTACGGCGTGCTTGAGAAAAGCGCCAATGTCTCGATGGTCGAGGCTGCGTTCGAGTGGTCTGATATAGGCTCGTGGTCGTCGCTTGAGGATGTATACGATACCGACAAGGACGGCAACATCATAAAAGGCACGGTCGTTGATATAGGCAGTAAGAATTCTTTCATAATCGGTTCGGACCGTCTTGTTGCGACCATAGGGTTAGACGATATTATACTCGTCGATACCCCCGACGCAACCCTTGTGTGCCGTAAGGACAGGGCGCAGGAGGTAAAGGACGTTGTCGATATATTAAAGAAAAAGGGCCATGCCGAGCACGAGACCCATGTTACCGTCGAGAGGCCTTGGGGCGCGTATACCGTGCTCGAAGAGGGAGACCTTTATAAGATAAAGAAGATAGTCGTAATGCCGGGGATGCGCCTTAGCCTCCAATCGCACGCAAAAAGAAGCGAGCACTGGGTGGTTGTGGCAGGAGAGGCCAGGGTCACAAGGGGCAAGGAAGTTTTAACTGTTAAAACCAATGAGAGCACGTTTATTCCGCTTGGCGTTAAGCACAGGCTCGAAAATACGTCTTTAAATGTATCGTTAGAGATTATAGAGGTTCAAAACGGTACTTACGTCGGAGAGGACGATATCACGCGCTACGATGACGATTTTGAGCGCAGGTAA
- a CDS encoding B12-binding domain-containing radical SAM protein, with translation MRVCLLIPPAASPSRMPERVYGCTFTYYKQPELPMLYLAAVFEKEGHEVVLRDFSADSSSGEFEAFVNAGNSDVFILHTVLLAESVDKKAAAFILSRKKGKVVFFGPHPTLKPQDFLLDENCFVARGEAEYVIRDTIKAFEKGGLDKVKGLSYFKNGEFIENETYGIIEDLDSLPFPARKYLPKEDIDLFNPKLPARPVTLILTSRGCGFRCYYCVPNAISWARELEWKRFNNGKKPPVRLRSPENIAREFAAIKAEGYKAVSVIDDLFIYGGKKRILEICAGLKTVGLPFGVLARCDLILDDETVAALKEAGCSYVDLGVESLDQKVLDDIKKDMKVESVEKAVRLLNRHGIEPKPNIMFGASAFETVESAERTIREVSKLPVNYCMFSIATPFPGTEFSEKALKEGFAVEPEIHDLEKNLSPTEKALVSYPGLTKDDLERLVKKANRSFYLLSFRRLLHYIGRVRSFKDLKDMISTALKVIK, from the coding sequence GTGAGAGTTTGTCTTCTGATACCGCCGGCTGCTTCGCCTTCGAGAATGCCGGAGCGCGTATACGGCTGCACATTTACATATTATAAGCAGCCCGAACTGCCAATGCTCTACCTTGCAGCGGTGTTCGAAAAGGAAGGCCACGAGGTGGTGCTACGCGATTTCAGCGCCGATTCCTCAAGCGGGGAGTTTGAGGCCTTTGTCAATGCCGGGAATAGCGATGTTTTTATATTGCATACCGTGCTCCTTGCAGAAAGCGTTGACAAGAAGGCCGCCGCCTTCATACTTTCGCGCAAAAAAGGCAAGGTTGTATTTTTTGGTCCGCATCCAACTCTTAAGCCGCAAGATTTTCTGCTCGATGAAAATTGTTTTGTAGCGCGCGGCGAGGCAGAGTATGTCATAAGGGATACGATAAAGGCCTTTGAAAAAGGCGGCCTCGACAAGGTAAAGGGGCTGTCGTACTTTAAGAACGGCGAATTTATAGAGAACGAAACGTATGGCATAATAGAGGACCTCGACTCACTTCCTTTTCCAGCAAGGAAGTATCTTCCGAAAGAGGATATAGACCTTTTTAATCCCAAGCTTCCGGCAAGGCCTGTGACACTGATACTTACCTCCAGGGGGTGCGGTTTCCGCTGTTATTACTGCGTGCCGAACGCGATAAGCTGGGCCAGAGAGCTCGAGTGGAAGAGATTCAATAACGGCAAGAAGCCTCCGGTGCGCTTGAGGTCCCCTGAGAATATCGCGCGCGAGTTTGCGGCTATCAAGGCCGAGGGTTATAAGGCCGTATCCGTTATCGACGATCTCTTTATATACGGCGGCAAAAAGCGTATTCTCGAAATATGCGCCGGATTAAAGACGGTCGGACTTCCGTTTGGCGTGCTTGCAAGATGCGACCTTATTCTCGATGACGAGACAGTTGCAGCGCTTAAAGAGGCCGGGTGCAGTTACGTGGACCTTGGCGTTGAGTCCCTTGACCAGAAGGTGCTCGATGACATAAAGAAAGACATGAAGGTCGAGAGTGTTGAAAAGGCCGTGCGGCTTTTAAACAGGCATGGTATCGAGCCCAAGCCCAATATAATGTTTGGCGCCTCGGCATTTGAGACTGTCGAAAGTGCTGAGCGGACCATAAGAGAGGTAAGCAAGCTTCCGGTAAATTACTGCATGTTCAGTATCGCTACTCCTTTTCCCGGCACTGAGTTCTCGGAAAAAGCCCTTAAAGAGGGTTTTGCGGTGGAGCCTGAAATTCATGACCTCGAGAAAAATCTTTCTCCAACGGAAAAGGCCCTTGTCTCGTATCCGGGGCTTACGAAAGACGATCTCGAGAGGCTCGTAAAAAAAGCCAATCGCAGTTTTTACCTCTTGAGTTTCAGGCGTTTGTTGCACTATATTGGCAGGGTGCGCTCGTTCAAGGATTTAAAGGATATGATATCGACTGCGCTTAAGGTTATAAAGTGA
- a CDS encoding glycosyltransferase codes for MKKQQPVSIVIPMYNGGSLIAAVLEAIFGQDYGGDVEVILVNDGSRDNSPEVARKFLGKPGFRIIDQENQGAVSATNNGFKAATHDIIISVDADVVLSKDWLSKVVEEFSDPEVGAVQGYYKTPGNVSLMAKMMGYDVEARYDSIRGKYVTQVCTGNTAYRREALDKVGLFDARFKYGYDNDMSYRLGRAGYKLVFRKDAVCDHYWKADIAGYARQQYRSAYGRMQLVRKHTDKVSGDSVSGLRMIMQVPLTFLFLLIVLLGVVFSDGRFYLAAYAVFMVIFLDRAIFALGVYAKQRDMAAWFMPFVHLMRNFVWCAAAAAWVVKAVFVPSGAVMKNVK; via the coding sequence ATGAAAAAACAGCAGCCTGTAAGTATTGTAATTCCAATGTACAACGGTGGCAGTCTTATTGCTGCCGTACTGGAGGCGATATTTGGGCAGGATTACGGCGGCGATGTTGAGGTCATACTCGTAAACGACGGCTCCAGGGACAACTCTCCTGAAGTCGCGAGAAAGTTTCTTGGTAAACCCGGGTTCAGGATCATTGACCAGGAAAACCAGGGAGCCGTAAGTGCCACAAATAACGGTTTCAAGGCGGCGACACACGATATCATTATTTCAGTGGATGCCGATGTCGTTCTTTCGAAGGATTGGCTCTCAAAGGTTGTGGAGGAGTTCTCTGATCCCGAGGTCGGCGCTGTTCAGGGTTATTATAAAACCCCGGGAAACGTTTCCCTTATGGCAAAGATGATGGGGTATGACGTGGAGGCGCGCTACGACTCTATTCGTGGAAAGTATGTGACGCAGGTTTGTACCGGGAATACGGCCTACAGAAGGGAAGCGCTCGATAAAGTAGGCCTATTCGACGCGCGTTTCAAGTACGGTTATGATAACGATATGAGCTACAGGCTGGGCAGGGCAGGTTATAAGCTCGTTTTCAGGAAAGACGCCGTATGCGACCATTACTGGAAGGCCGATATCGCCGGGTATGCACGGCAGCAGTACCGTTCCGCCTACGGGCGCATGCAGCTTGTAAGGAAGCACACGGACAAGGTCTCGGGCGACAGTGTCTCGGGGCTAAGGATGATAATGCAGGTGCCTTTAACGTTCTTATTTTTACTGATAGTTCTTCTTGGAGTTGTTTTTTCCGACGGCAGGTTCTATCTTGCCGCGTATGCCGTGTTTATGGTCATTTTTCTGGACAGGGCCATATTCGCTCTCGGTGTTTATGCCAAGCAACGCGACATGGCCGCATGGTTCATGCCGTTTGTGCATTTGATGAGAAATTTCGTCTGGTGCGCGGCAGCTGCGGCATGGGTGGTAAAGGCGGTCTTTGTTCCGTCCGGTGCAGTTATGAAGAATGTGAAATAA